A part of Deltaproteobacteria bacterium genomic DNA contains:
- a CDS encoding MerR family DNA-binding transcriptional regulator produces MIIVKGKTYYTIVDASERLGVSAKTIRDYIHKGIIPEPPEIKYGVRILKHFPVEYMDLAKLHLDNYRNSKNEKRQ; encoded by the coding sequence ATGATTATCGTAAAGGGGAAAACATATTATACTATTGTCGATGCATCGGAACGATTAGGCGTTTCGGCTAAAACGATCAGGGATTATATTCACAAGGGGATCATTCCGGAACCTCCGGAGATCAAGTACGGTGTGAGGATTTTGAAACATTTTCCTGTTGAATATATGGATCTGGCTAAACTTCATTTAGATAATTACCGAAACAGCAAGAATGAGAAAAGACAGTAA
- the pilM gene encoding pilus assembly protein PilM: MSRLKEITSTERLLDIIRHKKNDINESADKSKIDPPKKGFKSTASKMISVQKSVTIGIDIGHKYLRLVKTARLADNRWELLNYKSVPFTHTTTIKSPEYINFLKSEINEFCGNCRNANLWAIMSAAKVNVRHIHIPKVAKKQIENAVYWTIKKETPFDEKDTIFDFEIQGEVTEQGISKWLTMVYTAPREEVEEIKGMFSQMGLPLTGISITPFAIQNIFKTGWIPQADESTVAGLFIGNDFSRIDIYAKGKLIMTRGIKAGINSMVESLLEKLTGPWQGISEMGGKRPQINVEQARKILFSLSPDSPPLTQEDAGFELTEEEKFETVLPALERVIRQVERTFEYYSAILNYDRVAKIHVSSAMNFSRHIIEYIGNQLGIESDVPDPLTYQMPGKTKSIEETSVSERLALIPALGLALSDNAYTPNLLFTFKDKEKAANIVRANRIIFIVFIVAVFISSGFFLYQIQDAGQKEAIIAGLEKQVSQYSPRVDQNLISQMVASSGKQQQMSKVYSDRYLGMAVISELSLLTPANIRLINLKTHLLGAVPSGKEPATDSKKEAVKEELKNVVVEGLVFGDRRNLESTLAGYIMKLEASPMFRQISVQKNSIEPFKKSEVLRFVIDMKIG; this comes from the coding sequence TTGTCCCGCTTAAAAGAGATTACTTCTACAGAAAGACTTCTTGATATCATTCGTCATAAAAAGAATGATATTAATGAGTCTGCAGATAAATCGAAAATTGATCCGCCGAAAAAAGGATTTAAATCCACTGCATCAAAAATGATTTCTGTTCAGAAATCAGTAACTATTGGTATCGATATTGGTCATAAATACCTGAGGTTGGTAAAAACGGCAAGATTGGCCGATAACCGGTGGGAATTGCTCAATTACAAGAGCGTGCCGTTCACCCATACAACCACTATAAAATCACCGGAATATATCAATTTTCTAAAATCCGAAATTAACGAATTTTGCGGTAACTGTAGAAATGCGAATCTATGGGCCATTATGTCTGCGGCAAAGGTGAATGTACGCCATATCCATATACCGAAGGTAGCAAAAAAACAGATCGAGAACGCTGTTTATTGGACAATTAAAAAAGAAACACCTTTTGATGAGAAAGATACAATATTCGATTTTGAAATTCAGGGAGAAGTTACCGAACAGGGCATAAGCAAATGGCTGACTATGGTTTATACGGCGCCAAGGGAGGAAGTCGAGGAGATAAAAGGCATGTTCTCCCAAATGGGGTTGCCGTTGACCGGCATATCAATTACGCCGTTCGCAATCCAGAACATCTTCAAAACCGGATGGATTCCACAAGCCGATGAAAGTACGGTTGCGGGTCTTTTTATCGGAAATGATTTTTCCCGAATTGATATCTATGCCAAGGGGAAGCTTATTATGACCCGGGGTATTAAAGCGGGAATAAACAGCATGGTTGAATCATTACTGGAAAAGCTTACAGGACCATGGCAAGGCATATCGGAAATGGGAGGAAAGAGGCCACAAATAAACGTGGAACAGGCGAGGAAGATTCTCTTCAGCCTCAGTCCTGATTCCCCGCCCCTAACGCAGGAGGACGCCGGCTTTGAGCTTACAGAAGAAGAAAAATTTGAGACCGTTTTACCAGCCTTAGAAAGGGTGATCAGGCAGGTAGAGAGAACTTTCGAATATTATTCGGCTATTCTTAATTATGATAGAGTCGCCAAAATTCACGTATCGAGTGCAATGAATTTTTCAAGGCACATCATAGAATATATAGGTAATCAACTCGGTATTGAAAGTGATGTGCCGGATCCTCTCACCTATCAAATGCCTGGCAAAACCAAGAGCATAGAAGAAACTTCTGTTTCTGAAAGACTTGCTCTTATTCCGGCCCTGGGGCTTGCGCTTTCCGATAATGCTTATACGCCCAATCTGTTATTTACATTTAAAGACAAGGAAAAGGCAGCTAACATCGTCCGTGCAAATCGTATCATTTTTATAGTATTTATTGTTGCTGTATTCATTTCTTCGGGATTTTTTCTCTATCAGATTCAAGACGCCGGTCAGAAAGAAGCCATAATAGCCGGACTCGAGAAACAGGTATCGCAGTACAGTCCTCGTGTCGATCAGAATTTGATATCCCAGATGGTCGCAAGCTCCGGAAAGCAGCAGCAAATGTCTAAGGTGTACAGTGATAGGTATCTTGGAATGGCCGTTATCAGTGAATTGTCGTTACTGACCCCGGCAAATATTCGTCTCATTAATCTTAAAACTCATCTTCTGGGAGCTGTTCCCTCCGGAAAGGAGCCCGCAACGGATTCTAAAAAGGAAGCGGTAAAGGAAGAATTAAAAAACGTGGTGGTTGAGGGGCTTGTTTTTGGCGATAGACGGAATCTTGAATCAACGCTTGCCGGATATATCATGAAGTTGGAAGCATCACCAATGTTCCGTCAGATCAGTGTGCAGAAGAACAGCATCGAACCTTTTAAGAAAAGCGAAGTCCTTCGCTTTGTTATCGATATGAAGATAGGTTAG